The following DNA comes from Spirulina major PCC 6313.
CGCGTCGGGCTGCGGCAAGAGTACGATTTTGCGATTGATTGCCGGATTGGGCCAACCCTCGACGGGTAACATTCACTGGGATCGGCCCGAACAAGCCCAGGATTTAGCCTTTGTCTTTCAGGATGCGGCGCTGATGCCTTGGGCGACGGTGCTCGACAATGTGCGCCTGCCCTTGACCCTGAACAAAACCAAACCGAACCAAGCCCGCGCCACCGCCCAGGATGTGATTAATCTCGTGGGGTTGGCGGGGTTTGAGTCGGCCTATCCACGGGAATTATCGGGGGGGATGCGGATGCGGGTGTCAATTGCGCGATCGCTCGTCACAACGCCCCAAGTCCTGCTCATGGATGAACCCTTCGGGGCCCTTGATGAGATGACCCGCAGCAAGCTCAACAGCGATCTGCTTCATCTTTGGCAACAAAAACGCTGGACAGTGGTGTTTGTCACCCACAATATTTACGAAGCGGTGTATCTCTCGCAGCGGGTGGTGGTGATGGCTCCCCGTCCCGGTCGCATCCATGCCGAAATCCCCATCGATGCCCCCTACCCCCGCGATGAAGACTTTCGCACCTCCCCGGAATACATCAACCATTGCCGCGCCGTAGCGGCCCAACTACACACCGCGATGCAGGATGCCGAGATTCTCTAACCATGCCCACTTCTCAAAAAACAGCCCCCCGCCCCACGCCCACCCCGGCCCCCCGATTGATGCAGACTTCAGACCCGACCGCATGGCAACGGCTGCGATCGCCCGAAGTCCTCGCGCCAATCGTCGTCGGGATCTGCATTCTCGTCGCCTGGGAACTCTTCGTCCGCATCACCGGCCTGCCCCCCTACCTCCTGCCCGGCCCCCTCTTGGTACTGCAAACCCTAGGGGAAGAATGGAGCACACTCCTGCCCTCCCTGCTGATTACCTTACAAATTACGATCTGTGCATTCCTAGCGGCGGTCGTGTCGGGTTTGTTCATCGCGGTGGTGTTTTCCCAAAGTAAATGGATTGAACGCAGCTTTTTCCCCTACGCCGTCATTTTACAAACGACCCCGATCGCTGCGATCGCCCCCCTAATCATCATGTGGATGCGCAATAACACCTTCGGCGCATTAGTCGTCTGCGCCTGGATTGTCGCCTTCTTCCCCATCGTCTCCAACACCACCCTCGGCCTCAACAGCGTCGATCACAACCTCGCCAACCTCTTCAAACTCTACAACGCCTCCCGCTGGCAAACCCTCTGGTATCTCCGCCTCCCCAGCGCCCTCCCCTACTTCCTCGGCGGCCTCAAAATCAGCGGCGGCCTCTCCCTGATCGGTGCAGTGGTGGCCGAATTTGTCGCCGGAACCGGCGGCGCAAAAGCGGGC
Coding sequences within:
- a CDS encoding ABC transporter ATP-binding protein, with translation MISTTSNRVLALQQVGKVYRNGTIALQDANLAIAPGEFVSLVGASGCGKSTILRLIAGLGQPSTGNIHWDRPEQAQDLAFVFQDAALMPWATVLDNVRLPLTLNKTKPNQARATAQDVINLVGLAGFESAYPRELSGGMRMRVSIARSLVTTPQVLLMDEPFGALDEMTRSKLNSDLLHLWQQKRWTVVFVTHNIYEAVYLSQRVVVMAPRPGRIHAEIPIDAPYPRDEDFRTSPEYINHCRAVAAQLHTAMQDAEIL
- a CDS encoding ABC transporter permease subunit; this translates as MQTSDPTAWQRLRSPEVLAPIVVGICILVAWELFVRITGLPPYLLPGPLLVLQTLGEEWSTLLPSLLITLQITICAFLAAVVSGLFIAVVFSQSKWIERSFFPYAVILQTTPIAAIAPLIIMWMRNNTFGALVVCAWIVAFFPIVSNTTLGLNSVDHNLANLFKLYNASRWQTLWYLRLPSALPYFLGGLKISGGLSLIGAVVAEFVAGTGGAKAGLAYQILMSSYNLQIPRMFAALLLITLAGVGIFVLLTILSNALLKHWHESAIKIEN